A region of uncultured Desulfobacter sp. DNA encodes the following proteins:
- a CDS encoding ABC transporter substrate-binding protein, whose amino-acid sequence MPTHIHPDLKLYEIIQLYPQTRSVFESSGLGALVSDDAMHVLAPFLTLGTALRSRLININAFIGMLEGAITQNPVIDTPGLASMEAQKDLSFLGLMPCGLKMPFSRAFSQFLNKLQATQGIGIQSAVEGNVNQELSYYSYVDTIESKNELPDIIVSADFNVFLGHRFYNRFVAPGYFSGYGALNAGSNFSEAQILDPKNEYTILCVNPLVVVANLDKLENRALPKTWEDCLNPAWEKSLIIRGGDGFYCHAVLLPTFKDFGNQGLEALANNVLEGLHPAQMVNRIDNNGPGALYVMPAFFAERIRHQERIKVIWPDDGALASPVILQVKPEKKEELKPVLDYLVGSQLAQILAGAGFPVPHADVAADIQAKPLKWLGWDFLRQHDLPVLNLEIDKIFMPLAP is encoded by the coding sequence ATGCCAACCCATATTCATCCAGACTTAAAACTATATGAAATTATTCAGCTTTACCCCCAAACACGTTCAGTTTTCGAGTCCAGTGGTTTAGGCGCCCTGGTCAGTGACGATGCCATGCATGTCCTGGCCCCGTTTTTGACCTTGGGCACAGCCTTAAGAAGTCGACTTATAAATATCAATGCATTCATTGGGATGCTTGAGGGTGCAATCACCCAAAACCCTGTAATTGACACCCCCGGACTGGCCTCAATGGAGGCACAGAAAGACTTAAGCTTTCTGGGACTTATGCCTTGTGGCCTGAAAATGCCGTTCAGCCGGGCGTTTTCCCAATTCTTAAACAAACTTCAGGCGACGCAGGGTATCGGCATTCAATCGGCGGTGGAGGGAAATGTTAATCAGGAACTTTCTTATTATTCCTATGTTGACACCATTGAATCCAAAAATGAACTACCGGATATTATTGTGTCTGCTGACTTTAATGTTTTTCTAGGCCATAGGTTTTATAACCGTTTTGTGGCTCCGGGCTATTTTTCAGGTTATGGAGCACTCAATGCCGGTTCTAATTTTTCAGAGGCTCAGATTTTAGACCCCAAAAATGAATATACCATTCTGTGTGTAAACCCTTTAGTGGTGGTTGCCAACCTTGATAAATTGGAAAATAGAGCTCTGCCGAAGACCTGGGAAGATTGTCTTAATCCTGCTTGGGAGAAAAGCCTGATCATCAGGGGAGGAGACGGCTTTTATTGCCATGCTGTTCTTCTGCCTACTTTTAAAGATTTTGGCAACCAGGGGTTGGAAGCCCTGGCGAACAATGTGCTTGAAGGACTTCACCCGGCACAGATGGTCAACAGAATTGATAATAACGGCCCGGGTGCGCTTTATGTCATGCCGGCCTTTTTTGCGGAACGTATCCGGCATCAGGAACGTATAAAGGTGATATGGCCGGATGACGGGGCCCTTGCCAGCCCGGTGATTCTCCAGGTCAAACCTGAAAAAAAAGAGGAGCTCAAACCGGTTCTTGATTATCTTGTGGGAAGTCAGCTTGCACAGATTCTTGCCGGTGCGGGATTTCCCGTCCCCCATGCTGACGTGGCCGCAGATATCCAGGCAAAACCGTTAAAATGGCTGGGCTGGGATTTCCTAAGACAGCATGATCTTCCGGTCTTAAATCTTGAAATTGATAAAATTTTCATGCCTCTGGCGCCCTGA
- the yihA gene encoding ribosome biogenesis GTP-binding protein YihA/YsxC, whose protein sequence is MIIRGVDFVKSAVKPAQYPEYDFSEIAFAGRSNVGKSSLINTLISRRDMVKTSSRPGCTQLINFFLINGELSLVDLPGYGYAKVSKKIRAQWQPMVETYVDTRRNLLGLILLMDIRREPGKEELDMVRWLEAKNMPCLLVLTKADKLSKTKQIKQLDSACAAFNRDRNGIILFSAKTRQGRQTIWDEIQNLIDWYQKEE, encoded by the coding sequence ATGATAATCCGTGGCGTTGATTTTGTGAAAAGTGCGGTAAAGCCCGCTCAATATCCGGAATACGATTTTTCAGAAATCGCGTTTGCGGGCAGATCCAATGTTGGAAAATCTTCTTTGATCAACACCCTGATCAGTCGCAGGGATATGGTCAAAACAAGTTCCCGGCCCGGATGTACACAATTGATTAATTTTTTTCTGATCAATGGTGAACTCTCTCTGGTGGATCTGCCCGGATACGGGTATGCTAAAGTGTCCAAAAAAATCAGGGCACAATGGCAACCCATGGTTGAAACTTATGTGGATACACGAAGAAATTTGCTGGGACTGATTCTGCTCATGGATATCCGCAGGGAACCCGGCAAAGAGGAACTGGACATGGTCCGGTGGCTTGAAGCGAAGAACATGCCCTGTCTTCTGGTCTTGACCAAGGCGGATAAACTGTCAAAAACCAAACAGATAAAACAACTGGATTCTGCCTGTGCCGCGTTTAACCGGGATCGAAACGGAATTATTCTTTTTTCGGCCAAAACCCGCCAGGGTCGCCAAACCATATGGGATGAAATCCAAAACCTCATTGACTGGTATCAAAAGGAAGAATAG
- a CDS encoding GTP-binding protein has translation MNQILKHSGPFIRLVTVAGPPSSGKTSLILHTATVLLKQGFRIGIIKFDCLTGDDHKRYELTGLPVKKGLAGGLCPDHFFISNIEDCVQWGIRQGFDLLISESAGLCNRCSPHIKGVLAVCVIDHLSGVHTPRKIGPMLKNADLVVLTKGDIVSQAEREVFTFRVRQANAKASVLPVNGLTGQGCLLAAGHFQTAPAVESLNGMRLRFTMPAALCSYCLGETRIGPDSQIGNVKTMDFT, from the coding sequence ATGAATCAGATATTGAAACACTCAGGGCCGTTTATCAGGCTGGTGACGGTGGCAGGGCCGCCGTCAAGCGGCAAAACATCTTTGATACTGCATACGGCAACAGTGCTCTTAAAGCAGGGGTTTCGTATTGGTATCATTAAGTTTGACTGCCTTACCGGGGATGACCATAAAAGATATGAACTTACTGGACTGCCGGTGAAAAAAGGGCTGGCCGGGGGGCTGTGCCCTGATCATTTTTTTATTTCCAACATAGAGGATTGTGTGCAGTGGGGCATCCGCCAGGGTTTTGACCTGTTAATCAGTGAAAGTGCAGGGCTTTGCAACCGGTGTTCGCCCCATATTAAAGGCGTTCTGGCCGTATGCGTCATTGATCATTTAAGTGGTGTGCATACACCCAGGAAAATCGGCCCTATGTTGAAAAATGCGGACCTTGTTGTACTGACCAAAGGAGATATTGTATCACAGGCTGAACGGGAGGTTTTTACCTTCCGTGTCCGCCAGGCCAACGCAAAAGCTTCGGTGTTGCCGGTCAATGGGTTGACGGGTCAGGGCTGCCTTCTGGCTGCAGGCCATTTTCAAACAGCACCCGCCGTTGAGTCATTAAACGGCATGCGTCTTCGTTTCACTATGCCGGCAGCCTTATGTTCCTATTGCCTGGGGGAGACCAGGATCGGGCCTGACAGTCAGATCGGCAATGTCAAAACAATGGATTTCACATGA
- a CDS encoding pyridoxal phosphate-dependent aminotransferase, giving the protein MSVAKRCEQIKPFIVMDVMEKIHKMEAQGIDVIHMEIGEPDFNVPECVNRVCVEALEQNETCYTHSLGDLRLRLAISDYHKRTYGTTVDPGQILVTNGTSPAMLLVFSALLNPGDEVIVSDPHYACYANFIRYVQGEPVFVKVHEQDGFVYTPQAIREKITDKTKAIFINSPSNPTGTVIPEARMRQIVEVAKEYGLYIVSDEIYHGLTYEGKDHSILEFTDQAFVLNGFSKLFAMTGLRLGYLIAPPKFVRALQVLQQNFFICANSITQLAGAAALTGADKETQTMRDTYNERRKFMIRRLKEMGLSIMVEPTGAFYIFVNFKHISTDSYALAFDILEKAHIGVTPGIDFGANGEGYLRFSYANSLENLKIGMERLEGYLKKYT; this is encoded by the coding sequence ATGAGTGTGGCCAAAAGATGTGAACAGATAAAACCCTTCATCGTTATGGATGTGATGGAAAAAATCCATAAGATGGAAGCACAGGGTATTGATGTGATTCACATGGAGATCGGTGAGCCGGACTTTAATGTGCCCGAATGCGTCAACCGGGTCTGTGTTGAGGCCCTGGAACAAAACGAAACCTGTTACACCCACAGCCTGGGAGACCTCCGGCTGCGCCTGGCCATCAGTGACTACCACAAACGTACCTATGGCACAACCGTGGATCCCGGTCAGATTCTTGTAACCAACGGCACATCTCCGGCCATGCTTCTGGTGTTCAGCGCGCTGCTCAATCCCGGCGATGAGGTCATCGTTTCAGACCCCCACTATGCCTGCTACGCCAATTTTATTCGGTATGTTCAAGGCGAACCTGTTTTTGTCAAGGTGCATGAGCAGGACGGTTTCGTTTATACGCCCCAGGCCATTCGGGAAAAAATCACAGATAAAACCAAGGCCATTTTCATCAATTCCCCGTCCAATCCTACGGGCACCGTTATTCCCGAGGCCCGGATGAGGCAAATTGTTGAGGTGGCTAAAGAATACGGCCTGTATATTGTTTCCGATGAAATTTATCACGGTCTGACCTATGAAGGGAAAGACCACTCCATTTTGGAGTTTACAGACCAGGCATTTGTGCTTAATGGCTTTTCCAAGCTGTTTGCCATGACAGGACTTCGCTTGGGCTATCTGATTGCGCCTCCCAAATTTGTCCGGGCCCTCCAGGTGCTGCAGCAAAACTTCTTTATCTGCGCCAACTCCATTACCCAGTTGGCCGGCGCTGCGGCATTGACCGGTGCCGACAAAGAAACCCAGACCATGCGTGATACATATAATGAGCGCAGAAAATTTATGATCAGGCGCCTTAAAGAGATGGGGCTTTCAATTATGGTGGAGCCCACCGGGGCTTTTTATATTTTTGTAAATTTTAAACATATTTCCACAGATTCCTATGCCCTGGCGTTTGATATCCTGGAAAAGGCACACATCGGCGTTACCCCGGGCATTGATTTTGGAGCCAATGGTGAAGGGTATCTGCGTTTTTCTTATGCCAATTCCCTGGAAAATCTTAAAATAGGTATGGAGCGTCTGGAAGGGTATTTAAAAAAGTACACATGA
- a CDS encoding ATP-binding cassette domain-containing protein has product MDILDLELNVLLEKYPYLVDFFTSLEIDPFSGHNTLAMLIKSLSFDHLSQFHLDHEALIVQLLEFIAKMEQCRHKIHDRMDYLVIGAGFDKNGCPETMNLTLVPGEVVSVVGPTGSGKSQLLSDIECLAQEDTPSGRKVLPNGKAPDAQSRFSGEFRLVAQLSQNMNFVMDLTVEAFLQMHAESRLIDNIPDKITQIYQAAVMLAGEPFSLGTPITSLSGGQSRALMIADVAYLSASPVVLIDEIENAGIDRVKAISLLLDKEKIVLLATHDPLLALSCDRRIVIKNGGIADVVKTLDAEKQSAACLADLDRKLSLLREKVRNGKHLVFDQNFFFDQS; this is encoded by the coding sequence GTGGATATTTTGGACCTTGAGCTTAATGTGCTGCTGGAAAAATATCCATACCTGGTTGATTTTTTCACCTCCCTCGAGATTGATCCTTTTTCCGGGCACAATACGCTGGCTATGCTCATCAAAAGCTTGTCTTTCGACCATTTGTCACAATTCCACCTGGACCATGAAGCCCTAATCGTACAGCTTCTGGAATTTATTGCCAAGATGGAGCAGTGCCGGCATAAGATTCATGACAGAATGGATTACCTGGTCATCGGGGCCGGATTTGATAAAAACGGGTGCCCGGAAACCATGAATCTCACCCTGGTCCCCGGCGAGGTCGTCAGTGTGGTGGGCCCCACCGGCTCCGGCAAAAGCCAGCTCCTGTCCGATATTGAGTGTCTGGCCCAGGAGGACACCCCATCGGGTCGGAAAGTATTGCCCAACGGCAAAGCACCTGATGCCCAGTCCCGTTTTTCCGGCGAATTCAGACTGGTGGCCCAACTCTCCCAAAATATGAATTTTGTCATGGACCTGACTGTGGAGGCCTTTTTGCAGATGCACGCAGAAAGCCGCCTGATCGACAATATTCCTGACAAAATCACGCAGATCTACCAGGCTGCGGTTATGCTCGCGGGAGAACCCTTCTCCCTGGGCACACCCATCACATCCCTTTCCGGCGGTCAGTCCCGGGCATTGATGATTGCTGATGTAGCCTACCTAAGCGCCTCCCCTGTGGTGTTGATTGATGAGATTGAAAATGCGGGCATAGACCGTGTTAAAGCGATTTCACTGCTGCTTGACAAAGAAAAAATTGTGCTACTTGCCACCCATGATCCATTACTCGCTCTGTCCTGCGACCGGCGCATTGTGATAAAAAACGGCGGCATTGCCGATGTAGTCAAAACCTTGGATGCAGAGAAACAAAGCGCTGCCTGTCTGGCTGATCTGGATAGGAAGCTGAGCCTTTTGAGGGAAAAGGTTCGAAATGGAAAACACCTTGTTTTTGACCAAAATTTTTTCTTCGACCAGTCCTGA
- the era gene encoding GTPase Era, with the protein MSEISRSGFVGIIGAPNAGKSTLLNQVLGQKISITSSKPQTTRDRILGIVNRPHAQIVFLDTPGIHKSTTLLNQRIVEQAVQAMDDVDLILFMVDAASRNYASEKIILKRFETVRKPVILALNKIDLAPKSAVYEQVEMFRHLFGFEAIVPVSARKNVQVDLLLDEVESRLPEGPPLYPEDTFTDISEKYMVSEIIREKVFRLTGMEVPYSSAVTVDAFEVEKKLIVIHASIHLVRDSQKGIIIGKNGSMLKRIGSSARTDIEEMLGTKVLLKLFVKVTRDWVSSERRLSEFGY; encoded by the coding sequence ATGTCCGAAATCTCCCGCTCGGGATTTGTGGGTATTATCGGTGCACCCAATGCCGGAAAATCCACTTTGCTCAATCAGGTTCTGGGTCAAAAAATTTCAATCACCTCCAGCAAACCCCAGACCACCCGGGATCGGATCCTTGGCATTGTAAATCGCCCCCACGCCCAGATTGTGTTTCTGGATACACCGGGAATTCACAAAAGCACAACTCTGCTTAACCAACGAATCGTGGAGCAGGCGGTCCAGGCCATGGACGATGTGGATCTGATTCTTTTTATGGTGGATGCAGCATCCAGGAACTATGCGTCGGAAAAGATAATCCTGAAGCGATTTGAAACCGTGCGTAAACCTGTAATTCTGGCGCTAAACAAAATAGATCTGGCCCCAAAATCTGCGGTGTATGAACAGGTGGAAATGTTCAGGCATCTGTTTGGGTTTGAAGCCATTGTACCTGTTTCGGCAAGGAAAAACGTCCAGGTGGACCTGCTTCTTGATGAAGTGGAATCCCGACTTCCTGAAGGGCCGCCACTTTATCCTGAGGATACCTTCACCGATATTTCCGAGAAATATATGGTCAGCGAAATTATCCGAGAAAAGGTGTTCAGGCTCACCGGCATGGAGGTTCCCTATTCGTCCGCCGTCACCGTGGATGCTTTTGAGGTTGAAAAAAAGCTGATCGTGATCCATGCCAGCATCCATTTAGTCCGTGATTCCCAAAAGGGAATTATTATTGGAAAAAACGGAAGCATGCTCAAGAGAATCGGATCAAGTGCACGCACGGATATTGAAGAGATGTTAGGCACCAAGGTTCTACTTAAACTGTTTGTTAAGGTGACCCGGGATTGGGTATCCAGTGAACGTCGCCTCAGTGAATTTGGGTACTAA
- the hisI gene encoding phosphoribosyl-AMP cyclohydrolase — protein sequence MPELDFDKTGGLIPAIAQDADTGEVLMLAYMNKASFEETLASGNAVYYSRSRKKLWKKGETSGHVQKVKEIRVDCDNDTVLLKVIQVGGAACHKGYKSCFHTIVENGEFKTVEQRVFDPEKVYK from the coding sequence ATGCCGGAACTTGATTTTGACAAAACCGGCGGGCTGATCCCCGCCATTGCCCAGGATGCGGATACAGGCGAGGTGCTGATGCTGGCCTATATGAATAAAGCCTCCTTTGAAGAGACCCTTGCCAGCGGCAATGCCGTTTACTACAGCCGGTCCAGAAAAAAACTATGGAAAAAGGGCGAAACCTCGGGACACGTTCAAAAAGTAAAAGAGATTCGGGTGGACTGTGACAATGACACCGTGCTTCTCAAGGTGATCCAGGTGGGCGGGGCAGCGTGTCACAAAGGATATAAGAGCTGTTTTCATACAATTGTTGAAAACGGTGAATTTAAAACAGTTGAACAGCGGGTATTTGACCCGGAAAAGGTATATAAATAA
- the hisG gene encoding ATP phosphoribosyltransferase: MTKKLKLGIPKGSLQNATVNLFRRSGWKINVEGRSYFPDIDDDAIECALCRAQEMSINVESGIIDAGLTGLDWIAEHESDVHVVTDLVYSKVSSRPARWVVAVAGDSGINSLEELEGKTISTELVKFTKRYFQSRNINVNVKFSWGATEAKIVSGLADAIVEITETESTIRAHNLKVIHEMMKTNTQLIANRTAWQDPVKREKIEQIAMLLQAALVAEKLVMLKMNVPQSKLPAVVDLLPSLNAPTVAPLYQSDWFSVETVVEISVVRDLVPQLLKAGAEGIIECALNKVI; the protein is encoded by the coding sequence ATGACTAAAAAATTAAAACTGGGCATTCCCAAAGGAAGTCTGCAGAATGCAACCGTCAATCTGTTCAGACGTTCGGGATGGAAAATAAACGTGGAAGGCAGGAGTTATTTTCCGGACATTGATGACGACGCCATTGAATGCGCCCTGTGCCGGGCCCAGGAAATGTCCATCAATGTGGAATCCGGCATTATTGATGCAGGCCTGACCGGCCTTGACTGGATCGCTGAACATGAGTCCGATGTGCATGTGGTGACGGATCTTGTCTATTCAAAGGTATCTTCCCGCCCGGCCCGGTGGGTGGTGGCCGTGGCCGGAGATTCCGGCATCAACTCCCTTGAGGAGCTGGAAGGCAAAACCATTTCCACCGAACTTGTAAAATTTACAAAACGCTATTTTCAGTCCCGGAACATTAATGTAAACGTGAAGTTTTCCTGGGGGGCCACGGAAGCCAAGATTGTGTCCGGCCTGGCTGATGCCATTGTGGAGATTACGGAGACCGAAAGCACGATCCGGGCACATAATTTAAAAGTCATCCACGAGATGATGAAAACCAACACCCAGCTCATCGCCAATAGAACCGCCTGGCAGGATCCGGTGAAGCGGGAAAAAATCGAGCAGATTGCCATGCTGCTCCAGGCAGCCCTTGTGGCGGAAAAGCTTGTGATGCTTAAGATGAATGTGCCTCAATCCAAGCTGCCTGCTGTGGTTGACCTTCTGCCAAGTCTGAACGCCCCCACCGTAGCCCCCCTCTACCAGTCCGACTGGTTTTCCGTGGAGACGGTGGTTGAAATCAGTGTGGTCCGCGACCTGGTTCCCCAATTGTTGAAAGCAGGGGCTGAAGGTATAATTGAATGTGCATTAAACAAGGTGATTTGA